In the genome of Aspergillus flavus chromosome 8, complete sequence, one region contains:
- a CDS encoding RTA1 domain protein has translation MSGNDDGGIDFKLYRYTPSLVAAVIFIVLFTLTTAYHLWQTVRPRCWYFLVFVTGGIFQIIGYICRALAHSNKENVPIYAVGTIMILLAPPLYAASIYMTLGRLIGYLDAERLSPVSTKWLTAIFVTGDVIAFLAQGAGIEQSSGGIMASGTISAMNTGENVTIAGLCVQLVFFSVFIIVATIFHYRIRKNPTSRSAGTSIFPRHWREATWETVMLGLYGASVLILIRSIFRLIEYAQGNDGYLISHEVFMYVFDATLMFITMVGMSLFHPSKVLSPLAKAEASLDRSYTMTTELRDEPV, from the exons ATGAGCGGTAACGACGATGGCGGAATCGACTTTAAATTGTACCGCTATACACCGTCCCTCGTCGCAGCAGTTATCTTTATTGTTCTATTCACCCTAACAACCGCCTACCACCTTTGGCAGACTGTTCGCCCGAGATGTTGGTACTTTTTAGTCTTTGTGACAGGTGGGATTT TCCAGATAATAGGATACATCTGTCGCGCGCTAGCCCATTCTAACAAGGAAAACGTACCCATCTATGCCGTGGGAACTATCATGATTCTTCTTGCGCCCCCTCTTTATGCTGCCTCAATATACATGACTCTGGGCCGCCTCATCGGATATCTTGATGCAGAGAGATTAAGCCCAGTATCTACCAAATGGCTGACAGCAATTTTCGTCACCGGTGATGTGATCGCATTCCTCGCTCAAGGAGCAGGTATAGAACAGTCTA GCGGCGGAATCATGGCAAGCGGCACCATTAGCGCAATGAACACGGGTGAGAACGTCACAATCGCAGGTTTATGCGTGCAACTGGTCTTCTTTAGCGTATTCATCATTGTCGCTACCATCTTCCATTATCGCATTCGCAAGAATCCAACTTCCAGATCCGCCGGAACTTCCATCTTTCCTCGTCATTGGCGCGAGGCTACCTGGGAAACTGTGATGTTAGGGCTATACGGCGCCAGTGTTCTGATTCTCATTCGATCGATTTTCCGCCTGATCGAGTATGCGCAGGGCAACGATGGGTACCTAATCAGCCACGAGGTATTCATGTACGTGTTTGATGCGACGCTCATGTTCATCACTATGGTGGGAATGAGTTTGTTCCATCCTTCGAAGGTTTTAAGTCCGTTGGCGAAGGCGGAAGCGTCTTTGGACAGATCCTATACGATGACCACCGAGCTGCGCGATGAGCCTGTATGA